In a genomic window of Rubripirellula tenax:
- a CDS encoding carboxypeptidase-like regulatory domain-containing protein — protein sequence MKIRFQPILFTALCCAVVVGNAKADQANQEAEQTQVAVAQVDAEPLPADNVAYFSDSRQVKVKLDLLSALQDEATELANAQVTVVRPSGKTSRLKPDNRGVVTIDNVESGLNVLTVSSDRVHGTTVLNFKKQPAAADQDDLSLAPDAEPTQMTLLKIKAETLRSALDRIADIKGMSKSSINLDDVGDRFNYRVKLGADGLLLGRLVLVDRNDQTSINDVNITIYFNGNQVGSTTSDSDGNFELTGVRPGVHGLVASGKAGYAAFAFRASAMSGVVDTSTAPSTLVSTAVQSTDVLPVVLVPPTMITNVVESITKYYPRLNEPSVAEQADPLVNSDTIGDPIGPIGSGAGSAPYGGAPMGGGGFSGGGSGSAGLGGGSGIAGLAGTAAVISAIDNNDDNAVVTPSTPVSPSVPAN from the coding sequence ATGAAAATCAGGTTCCAACCCATCCTCTTCACCGCGCTGTGTTGCGCCGTTGTTGTCGGTAACGCAAAAGCGGATCAAGCGAATCAGGAAGCCGAGCAAACGCAGGTTGCCGTTGCTCAAGTTGACGCCGAGCCACTTCCGGCCGACAACGTCGCCTACTTTTCGGATTCGCGTCAAGTCAAAGTCAAGCTCGACTTGCTCTCAGCCCTGCAAGACGAAGCTACCGAGCTCGCCAACGCTCAGGTAACGGTCGTTCGTCCCAGCGGCAAGACGTCTCGGCTCAAACCCGACAACCGGGGTGTCGTGACGATCGACAATGTCGAATCGGGGCTGAATGTTCTGACCGTGTCCAGCGACCGCGTCCACGGCACCACGGTTCTGAATTTCAAGAAACAGCCCGCCGCCGCTGACCAAGATGATTTGTCGCTCGCGCCCGACGCGGAGCCGACTCAAATGACGCTGCTGAAGATCAAGGCTGAAACGCTGCGTTCGGCACTCGATCGCATCGCAGACATCAAGGGCATGTCGAAATCTTCGATCAACTTGGACGACGTTGGCGACCGTTTTAACTACCGCGTGAAGCTCGGTGCCGATGGCCTGCTTCTCGGTCGACTCGTTCTGGTGGATCGCAACGATCAGACCTCCATTAACGATGTCAACATTACGATCTACTTCAACGGTAACCAGGTCGGAAGTACGACCAGCGATAGCGATGGAAACTTTGAGCTGACCGGCGTGCGACCTGGCGTTCACGGACTGGTCGCTTCCGGGAAAGCGGGATATGCGGCGTTTGCGTTTCGGGCCAGCGCAATGTCTGGCGTCGTTGACACGTCGACAGCGCCCAGCACATTGGTTTCCACCGCCGTTCAATCCACAGACGTCTTGCCCGTCGTGTTGGTACCGCCGACGATGATCACGAACGTGGTCGAATCGATCACCAAATACTACCCTCGCCTGAACGAACCATCGGTCGCCGAGCAAGCGGATCCACTGGTCAACAGCGATACGATCGGGGACCCGATCGGCCCAATCGGATCGGGCGCCGGATCGGCACCCTACGGTGGCGCGCCGATGGGCGGCGGGGGATTCTCGGGTGGCGGAAGTGGTTCCGCTGGGCTCGGTGGCGGCAGCGGCATTGCAGGGCTCGCTGGCACAGCAGCGGTGATCTCCGCGATTGATAACAACGACGACAACGCTGTCGTCACACCATCAACGCCGGTATCGCCATCGGTTCCGGCCAACTAG